A genome region from Labrus mixtus chromosome 9, fLabMix1.1, whole genome shotgun sequence includes the following:
- the gpr4 gene encoding G-protein coupled receptor 4 produces MCNISFCDVDSKVDQFFQPTLYIIVIVLGLPTNCMALWAAYMQVRQRNELGIYLINLSVADLLYISTLPLWIDYFLHHDDWIHGQESCKLFGFIFYTNIYVSIAFLCCISLDRYLAVAYPLRFAKVRRIKTAVLVSAMVWTIEIVANSAPLFHDELFQDRFNHTFCFEKYPMQDWVAGMNLYRTFLGFLAPWTAMLVAYRGILAAIRCNVSTERQEKAKIQRLALSLILIVLLCFGPYHILLLVRSVMFLRKPCDCGSEETLFAAYHVSLALTSLNCVADPILYCFVNEGARHDVGRALSALLSAACHRRSSSSPSHADILNAGSVTMETPLAAKKQPCVYAAGGKTSSYKTELVALKEECLQMTILSVKK; encoded by the exons ATGTGCAACATCTCGTTCTGTGATGTGGACAGTAAGGTGGATCAGTTCTTCCAGCCCACGCTCTACATCATCGTCATCGTTCTGGGGCTGCCCACTAACTGCATGGCCCTGTGGGCTGCCTACATGCAG GTCCGCCAACGCAACGAGCTCGGCATCTACCTGATCAACCTCTCGGTGGCCGACCTCCTCTACATCAGCACTCTCCCTCTGTGGATCGACTACTTCCTACACCACGATGACTGGATCCACGGTCAGGAGAGCTGCAAACTGTTCGGCTTCATCTTCTACACCAACATCTACGTCAGCATCGCCTTCCTCTGCTGTATATCGCTGGACAGGTACCTGGCCGTGGCTTATCCTCTGCGCTTTGCCAAGGTTCGACGAATCAAGACAG CTGTCCTGGTCAGTGCCATGGTGTGGACGATCGAGATCGTTGCCAACTCCGCTCCACTCTTCCACGACGAGCTCTTCCAGGATCGCTTCAACCACACCTTCTGCTTCGAGAAGTACCCCATGCAGGACTGGGTGGCCGGGATGAACCTCTACAGGACTTTTCTGGGCTTCCTCGCTCCGTGGACAGCCATGCTCGTTGCGTACCGCGGGATCCTGGCAGCGATACGCTGCAACGTCTCCACGGAGCGTCAGGAAAAGGCCAAAATCCAGCGGCTGGCGTTGAGTCTGATCCTGATCGTTTTGCTCTGCTTTGGACCGTACCACATCCTCCTCCTGGTGCGGAGCGTCATGTTTCTGAGGAAGCCGTGTGACTGCGGCTCAGAGGAGACCTTGTTTGCGGCGTACCACGTGTCTTTAGCGCTGACCAGCCTCAACTGCGTCGCTGACCCCATTCTGTACTGTTTTGTCAACGAGGGGGCTCGGCACGATGTCGGCCGAGCTCTCTCTGCTTTGTTGTCCGCGGCCTGCCACCGGCGCTCCTCTTCCTCGCCGTCGCATGCCGACATACTCAACGCCGGTTCGGTCACTATGGAAACGCCCCTCGCGGCAAAAAAGCAGCCTTGTGTGTACGCCGCTGGAGGCAAGACAAGCAGCTATAAGACTGAACTGGTGGCTCTGAAGGAGGAATGTCTACAGATGACCATCCTCAGTGTTAAGAAGTGA